One Thunnus thynnus chromosome 21, fThuThy2.1, whole genome shotgun sequence DNA segment encodes these proteins:
- the LOC137173525 gene encoding collagen alpha-1(XVIII) chain-like isoform X1 has protein sequence MTSRIPPWFVGLFLLVLRLCCRRSSAYQLLDDRGSQGSLDLTELIGVPLPPSVSFVTGFEGYPAYSFGPDANVGRLTKSFIPDPFHYDFAITVTAKPTTRHGGVLFAITDAYQKIVHLGIALSEVEDGSQRVVLYYTEPGTTDGTQEAASFKMGDLTGRWARFTLTVQGAEVRLYMDCEEYHRVDFIRSRRPLTFEASSGIFVGNAGGTGLARFVGSIQQLVLKSDPTAPDDQCEEDDPYASGYGSGDDAYEDVEGKDEVKKIVEEREYNMPFPESDPIYSPPVQAPPTEMPIGYDDDDDEDIEEMSGQGMEMTTVTVISPQTATPASILDTSLQVSQGQKGERGEPGPAGPPGAPGPPGRSSGGGDGGDGGEPGPRGPQGPQGNPGPPGVPGKDGQTGSKGETGVPGESGIPGFPGLQGEPGPKGDKGDPGVGLPGPPGPPGPPGRPSKSAMFMEGSGFEDFDGDEEREIIRGPPGPPGPPGPPGEPGSSGASSGASSGEIFPGPPGAPGKDGENGEPGLPGVDGKDGDPGSAGEKGDKGEPGVSGPPGTKGDQGPPGFPGLPGSEGPEGQPGPRGAPGPPGPPGPPARGLAFDFEDLEGSGIQSGFGPVLSRGPQGPPGIPGLPGSKGEDGLKGSAGVPGQKGEAGVTGPPGLPGLQGVKGEEGPKGDTGDPGQKGEAGQDGFSLPGPPGPPGPPGPIVNIQDLLLNDTDGTFNFSGIFEAQGLAGPQGPKGDIGLPGVQGPPGLKGEKGEPGFVVAADGSTMSGLPGPMGPTGAKGDIGITGPPGIPGPMGPQGPKGEYGFPGRPGRPGLMGPKGERGDSFGMPGLPGPPGPPGRPGIFNCPKGTVFPIPPRPHCKMANFSRMALKYSCMLHVQSGKVKAYCQNRYELNPNGTIAIGNCQMGLKGEKGERGLPGVPAQSNPFQPRGGWGERGEQGIKGEKGDKGEAGLPGRPGIPGRPGPVGPKGESVVGPQGHPGVPGSPGIPGYGRPGPVGPPGPPGPPGLPGSFPRYGSAVTIAGPPGPPGPPGPPGTSGSSASLKTFSTRESMMQQTARDAEGTLTYVTATGSLFLKVSQGWKEIQLGSLIYLSNNIIPQDEPRVAYQTRGNTMERVQSVKERLNLVALNQPHSGDMMGLDTADRMCYEQAKAMGLAPNYRAFVSSHRQDLVHVVSPGFRDTLPITNLRGDVMFRNWRSIFSGDGGPIGARIPIYSFDGRDVLADPFWPQKSIWHGSSSRGLRVVDKHCETWRANHMSVMGQSSSLTSGLLLGQQTRSCSSQYIVLCIETHKTL, from the exons acCGTGGTTCTCAGGGATCCTTGGACCTGACAGAGTTGATCGGCGTTCCCCTACCCCCCTCCGTTTCCTTTGTTACGGGCTTCGAGGGTTACCCTGCCTACAGCTTCGGCCCGGATGCCAATGTTGGCCGCCTCACCAAGTCATTCATCCCTGATCCATTCCACTATGACTTTGCCATCACAGTCACGGCTAAACCCACCACGAGACATGGTGGCGTGCTGTTCGCCATTACGGATGCTTACCAAAAA ATTGTACACTTGGGTATAGCGTTGTCTGAAGTGGAGGATGGTTCCCAGAGAGTCGTATTGTACTACACTGAACCAGGAACGACAGATGGAACCCAGGAAGCTGCTTCCTTCAAGATGGGAGACCTGACAGGAAGATGGGCGAGGTTTACCCTGACTGTACAGGGAGCTGAG GTGCGTCTCTACATGGACTGTGAGGAATACCACCGAGTTGACTTCATCAGAAGCCGTCGGCCTCTGACCTTCGAGGCCAGCTCAGGGATCTTTGTAGGAAACGCTGGGGGTACAGGCCTGGCGAGGTTTGTG gGCTCCATTCAGCAGCTGGTGTTAAAGTCCGATCCCACGGCCCCAGATGACCAGTGTGAGGAGGACGATCCTTAT GCCTCTGGATACGGAAGCGGTGATGATGCTTATGAAGACGTTGAGGGAAAAGACGAAGTAAAGAAGATTGTAGAGGAGAGAGAGTATAACATG cccttCCCTGAGTCGGACCCAATTTACAGCCCCCCAGTCCAAGCTCCGCCCACTGAGATGCCAATaggttatgatgatgatgatgatgaagatataGAGGAGATGTCTGGACAGGGGATGGAGATGACCACAGTTACAG TAATATCACCTCAGACAGCTACTCCAGCCTCCATACTTGACACT TCCCTCCAGGTGTCTCAGGGACAGAAAGGGGAGCGAGGTGAGCCAGGTCCAGCAGGTCCCCCAGGAGCCCCCGGCCCTCCAGGACGATCCTCAGGAGGGGGAGATGGGGGAGATGGAGGGGAGCCGGGACCCCGGGGCCCACAGGGACCACAGGGGAATCCAGGCCCACCTGGAGTTCCTggaaaagatggacagact GGAAGCAAAGGTGAAACTGGTGTCCCA GGAGAGAGTGGGATTCCAGGATTTCCAGGGCTTCAGGGAGAGCCTGGACCTAAAGGAGACAAG GGTGATCCTGGTGTTGGATTACCAGGCCCTCCAGGGCCACCTGGACCTCCAGGTCGACCTAGCAAGTCTGCCATGTTCATG GAGGGGTCAGGATTTGAAGACTTTGACGgtgatgaggagagagagattattAGG GGGCCTCCAGGGCCTCCAGGGCCTCCTGGCCCCCCAGGGGAGCCGGGGTCCTCAGGAGCCTCATCTGGAGCCTCATCTGGGGAGATCTTTCCTGGACCACCTGGGGCTCCtgggaaagatggagagaatgGTGAACCTGGACTCCCC GGAGTCGATGGAAAAGATGGGGATCCAGGGTCTGCCGGGGAAAAGGGAGACAAG GGAGAGCCTGGTGTGAGCGGCCCACCAGGAACAAAG GGAGATCAGGGTCCTCCAGGGTTTCCAGGCCTTCCAGGGTCAGAGGGACCAGAAGGGCAGCCTGGTCCTAGGGGTGCACCTGGCCCTCCTGGGCCCCCAGGCCCCCCTGCAAGAGGCTTGGCCTTTGACTTTGAG GACCTGGAAGGATCTGGTATTCAGAGTGGATTTGGACCTGTGCTGTCCAGAGGCCCACAG GGTCCTCCAGGAATACCTGGACTTCCAGGATCCAAG GGCGAAGATGGTTTGAAGGGCTCTGCGGGAGTGCCAGGGCAAAAG GGGGAAGCAGGTGTTACAGGACCACCAGGGCTTCCAGGGCTGCAGGGAGTAAAAGGGGAAGAG GGACCAAAGGGGGACACAGGTGACCCAGGACAAAAG GGGGAGGCTGGACAGGATGGGTTCAGTCTACCTGGTCCTCCAGGGCCACCTGGACCCCCAGGACCCATTGTCAACATCCAGGAT CTTCTTCTTAATGACACAGATGGTACCTTCAACTTCTCAGGGATTTTTGAGGCTCAGGGACTCGCT GGACCACAGGGTCCAAAGGGTGACATTGGGTTGCCAGGTGTTCAAGGGCCACCAGGGCTGAAG ggtGAAAAGGGTGAGCCAGGATTTGTCGTCGCAGCAGATGGATCCACGATGTCAGGCCTGCCTGGTCCAATGGGACCCACAGGAGCGAAG ggaGATATCGGTATAACTGGACCCCCTGGAATTCCA GGGCCTATGGGACCACAAGGACCCAAGGGAGAATATGGCTTTCCTGGAAGACCT GGTCGTCCAGGCCTGATGGGACctaaaggagagagaggggactCTTTTGGCATGCCG GGACTTCCTGGCCCTCCTGGGCCACCGGGCCGCCCAGGAATATTCAACTGTCCCAAAGGA ACAGTGTTCCCCATCCCTCCCAGACCCCACTGCAAAATGGCT AATTTTTCGAGGATGGCTCTAAAATATTCCTGCATGCTGCATGTCCAGTCTGGAAAGGTGAAGGCATATTGCCAAAACCGATATGAG CTTAATCCCAATGGAACTATTGCAATTG GCAACTGTCAGATGGGACTAAAgggagaaaagggagagagaggactTCCTGGGGTGCCGGCACAATCAA acCCATTTCAGCCCAGAGGAGGCTGG GGGGAGAGAGGTGAACAAGGCATCAAAGGAGAGAAGGGAGACAAGGGGGAGGCTGGGTTACCCGGGCGACCAGGTATCCCTGGGAGACCAGGACCTGTG GGACCCAAAGGAGAGTCGGTAGTCGGCCCTCAAGGCCACCCTGGAGTGCCAGGCTCACCAGGAATCCCAGGTTATGGCAGACCAGGTCCTGTTGGCCCTCCTGGGCCACCAGGGCCTCCAGGACTCCCAGGGTCATTCCCAAGATATGGCTCAG CTGTGACCATCGCTGGCCCCCCTGGACCACCTGGACCTCCTGGACCTCCTGGAACTTCGGGTAGCTCAGCATCT ctgaaaacattttctacCCGTGAGAGTATGATGCAGCAGACCGCCAGGGATGCAGAGGGAACTCTGACGTACGTCACAGCGACAGGAAGTCTCTTCCTTAAGGTTTCCCAGGGATGGAAAGAGATACAG CTTGGCAGTCTGATTTACCTCTCCAATAACATTATACCACAAGATGAG CCTCGAGTTGCATATCAGACAAGAGGAAACACAATGGAACGAGTACAATCAGTTAAAGAAAGG CTCAACCTGGTGGCCTTGAACCAGCCCCACTCAGGGGACATGATGGGGCTCGACACCGCTGACCGGATGTGTTATGAGCAGGCCAAGGCGATGGGCTTGGCTCCAAACTACCGAGCCTTCGTTTCTTCCCACAGGCAAGACCTGGTCCATGTGGTCTCTCCTGGTTTCAGGGATACTTTGCCAATTACAAACCTTAGG GGAGACGTGATGTTTAGGAATTGGCGTTCAATTTTCAGCGGCGACGGGGGGCCAATTGGTGCCAGGATACCCATATACTCCTTTGACGGCCGGGATGTTTTAGCTGATCCCTTCTG GCCTCAGAAGAGCATCTGGCACGGCTCCAGCAGCAGGGGTCTTAGAGTGGTGGACAAACATTGCGAGACGTGGCGGGCGAACCACATGTCTGTCATGGGCCAGTCATCGAGCCTGACCTCAGGTCTGCTTCTGGGCCAGCAGACGAGGAGTTGTTCCAGCCAGTACATTGTCCTTTGCATCGAGACCCACAAAACCCTttaa
- the LOC137173525 gene encoding collagen alpha-1(XVIII) chain-like isoform X2, which produces MTSRIPPWFVGLFLLVLRLCCRRSSAYQLLDDRGSQGSLDLTELIGVPLPPSVSFVTGFEGYPAYSFGPDANVGRLTKSFIPDPFHYDFAITVTAKPTTRHGGVLFAITDAYQKIVHLGIALSEVEDGSQRVVLYYTEPGTTDGTQEAASFKMGDLTGRWARFTLTVQGAEVRLYMDCEEYHRVDFIRSRRPLTFEASSGIFVGNAGGTGLARFVGSIQQLVLKSDPTAPDDQCEEDDPYASGYGSGDDAYEDVEGKDEVKKIVEEREYNMPFPESDPIYSPPVQAPPTEMPIGYDDDDDEDIEEMSGQGMEMTTVTVISPQTATPASILDTSLQVSQGQKGERGEPGPAGPPGAPGPPGRSSGGGDGGDGGEPGPRGPQGPQGNPGPPGVPGKDGQTGSKGETGVPGESGIPGFPGLQGEPGPKGDKGDPGVGLPGPPGPPGPPGRPSKSAMFMEGSGFEDFDGDEEREIIRGPPGPPGPPGPPGEPGSSGASSGASSGEIFPGPPGAPGKDGENGEPGLPGVDGKDGDPGSAGEKGDKGEPGVSGPPGTKGDQGPPGFPGLPGSEGPEGQPGPRGAPGPPGPPGPPARGLAFDFEDLEGSGIQSGFGPVLSRGPQGPPGIPGLPGSKGEDGLKGSAGVPGQKGEAGVTGPPGLPGLQGVKGEEGPKGDTGDPGQKGEAGQDGFSLPGPPGPPGPPGPIVNIQDLLLNDTDGTFNFSGIFEAQGLAGPQGPKGDIGLPGVQGPPGLKGEKGEPGFVVAADGSTMSGLPGPMGPTGAKGDIGITGPPGIPGPMGPQGPKGEYGFPGRPGRPGLMGPKGERGDSFGMPGLPGPPGPPGRPGIFNCPKGTVFPIPPRPHCKMALNPNGTIAIGNCQMGLKGEKGERGLPGVPAQSNPFQPRGGWGERGEQGIKGEKGDKGEAGLPGRPGIPGRPGPVGPKGESVVGPQGHPGVPGSPGIPGYGRPGPVGPPGPPGPPGLPGSFPRYGSAVTIAGPPGPPGPPGPPGTSGSSASLKTFSTRESMMQQTARDAEGTLTYVTATGSLFLKVSQGWKEIQLGSLIYLSNNIIPQDEPRVAYQTRGNTMERVQSVKERLNLVALNQPHSGDMMGLDTADRMCYEQAKAMGLAPNYRAFVSSHRQDLVHVVSPGFRDTLPITNLRGDVMFRNWRSIFSGDGGPIGARIPIYSFDGRDVLADPFWPQKSIWHGSSSRGLRVVDKHCETWRANHMSVMGQSSSLTSGLLLGQQTRSCSSQYIVLCIETHKTL; this is translated from the exons acCGTGGTTCTCAGGGATCCTTGGACCTGACAGAGTTGATCGGCGTTCCCCTACCCCCCTCCGTTTCCTTTGTTACGGGCTTCGAGGGTTACCCTGCCTACAGCTTCGGCCCGGATGCCAATGTTGGCCGCCTCACCAAGTCATTCATCCCTGATCCATTCCACTATGACTTTGCCATCACAGTCACGGCTAAACCCACCACGAGACATGGTGGCGTGCTGTTCGCCATTACGGATGCTTACCAAAAA ATTGTACACTTGGGTATAGCGTTGTCTGAAGTGGAGGATGGTTCCCAGAGAGTCGTATTGTACTACACTGAACCAGGAACGACAGATGGAACCCAGGAAGCTGCTTCCTTCAAGATGGGAGACCTGACAGGAAGATGGGCGAGGTTTACCCTGACTGTACAGGGAGCTGAG GTGCGTCTCTACATGGACTGTGAGGAATACCACCGAGTTGACTTCATCAGAAGCCGTCGGCCTCTGACCTTCGAGGCCAGCTCAGGGATCTTTGTAGGAAACGCTGGGGGTACAGGCCTGGCGAGGTTTGTG gGCTCCATTCAGCAGCTGGTGTTAAAGTCCGATCCCACGGCCCCAGATGACCAGTGTGAGGAGGACGATCCTTAT GCCTCTGGATACGGAAGCGGTGATGATGCTTATGAAGACGTTGAGGGAAAAGACGAAGTAAAGAAGATTGTAGAGGAGAGAGAGTATAACATG cccttCCCTGAGTCGGACCCAATTTACAGCCCCCCAGTCCAAGCTCCGCCCACTGAGATGCCAATaggttatgatgatgatgatgatgaagatataGAGGAGATGTCTGGACAGGGGATGGAGATGACCACAGTTACAG TAATATCACCTCAGACAGCTACTCCAGCCTCCATACTTGACACT TCCCTCCAGGTGTCTCAGGGACAGAAAGGGGAGCGAGGTGAGCCAGGTCCAGCAGGTCCCCCAGGAGCCCCCGGCCCTCCAGGACGATCCTCAGGAGGGGGAGATGGGGGAGATGGAGGGGAGCCGGGACCCCGGGGCCCACAGGGACCACAGGGGAATCCAGGCCCACCTGGAGTTCCTggaaaagatggacagact GGAAGCAAAGGTGAAACTGGTGTCCCA GGAGAGAGTGGGATTCCAGGATTTCCAGGGCTTCAGGGAGAGCCTGGACCTAAAGGAGACAAG GGTGATCCTGGTGTTGGATTACCAGGCCCTCCAGGGCCACCTGGACCTCCAGGTCGACCTAGCAAGTCTGCCATGTTCATG GAGGGGTCAGGATTTGAAGACTTTGACGgtgatgaggagagagagattattAGG GGGCCTCCAGGGCCTCCAGGGCCTCCTGGCCCCCCAGGGGAGCCGGGGTCCTCAGGAGCCTCATCTGGAGCCTCATCTGGGGAGATCTTTCCTGGACCACCTGGGGCTCCtgggaaagatggagagaatgGTGAACCTGGACTCCCC GGAGTCGATGGAAAAGATGGGGATCCAGGGTCTGCCGGGGAAAAGGGAGACAAG GGAGAGCCTGGTGTGAGCGGCCCACCAGGAACAAAG GGAGATCAGGGTCCTCCAGGGTTTCCAGGCCTTCCAGGGTCAGAGGGACCAGAAGGGCAGCCTGGTCCTAGGGGTGCACCTGGCCCTCCTGGGCCCCCAGGCCCCCCTGCAAGAGGCTTGGCCTTTGACTTTGAG GACCTGGAAGGATCTGGTATTCAGAGTGGATTTGGACCTGTGCTGTCCAGAGGCCCACAG GGTCCTCCAGGAATACCTGGACTTCCAGGATCCAAG GGCGAAGATGGTTTGAAGGGCTCTGCGGGAGTGCCAGGGCAAAAG GGGGAAGCAGGTGTTACAGGACCACCAGGGCTTCCAGGGCTGCAGGGAGTAAAAGGGGAAGAG GGACCAAAGGGGGACACAGGTGACCCAGGACAAAAG GGGGAGGCTGGACAGGATGGGTTCAGTCTACCTGGTCCTCCAGGGCCACCTGGACCCCCAGGACCCATTGTCAACATCCAGGAT CTTCTTCTTAATGACACAGATGGTACCTTCAACTTCTCAGGGATTTTTGAGGCTCAGGGACTCGCT GGACCACAGGGTCCAAAGGGTGACATTGGGTTGCCAGGTGTTCAAGGGCCACCAGGGCTGAAG ggtGAAAAGGGTGAGCCAGGATTTGTCGTCGCAGCAGATGGATCCACGATGTCAGGCCTGCCTGGTCCAATGGGACCCACAGGAGCGAAG ggaGATATCGGTATAACTGGACCCCCTGGAATTCCA GGGCCTATGGGACCACAAGGACCCAAGGGAGAATATGGCTTTCCTGGAAGACCT GGTCGTCCAGGCCTGATGGGACctaaaggagagagaggggactCTTTTGGCATGCCG GGACTTCCTGGCCCTCCTGGGCCACCGGGCCGCCCAGGAATATTCAACTGTCCCAAAGGA ACAGTGTTCCCCATCCCTCCCAGACCCCACTGCAAAATGGCT CTTAATCCCAATGGAACTATTGCAATTG GCAACTGTCAGATGGGACTAAAgggagaaaagggagagagaggactTCCTGGGGTGCCGGCACAATCAA acCCATTTCAGCCCAGAGGAGGCTGG GGGGAGAGAGGTGAACAAGGCATCAAAGGAGAGAAGGGAGACAAGGGGGAGGCTGGGTTACCCGGGCGACCAGGTATCCCTGGGAGACCAGGACCTGTG GGACCCAAAGGAGAGTCGGTAGTCGGCCCTCAAGGCCACCCTGGAGTGCCAGGCTCACCAGGAATCCCAGGTTATGGCAGACCAGGTCCTGTTGGCCCTCCTGGGCCACCAGGGCCTCCAGGACTCCCAGGGTCATTCCCAAGATATGGCTCAG CTGTGACCATCGCTGGCCCCCCTGGACCACCTGGACCTCCTGGACCTCCTGGAACTTCGGGTAGCTCAGCATCT ctgaaaacattttctacCCGTGAGAGTATGATGCAGCAGACCGCCAGGGATGCAGAGGGAACTCTGACGTACGTCACAGCGACAGGAAGTCTCTTCCTTAAGGTTTCCCAGGGATGGAAAGAGATACAG CTTGGCAGTCTGATTTACCTCTCCAATAACATTATACCACAAGATGAG CCTCGAGTTGCATATCAGACAAGAGGAAACACAATGGAACGAGTACAATCAGTTAAAGAAAGG CTCAACCTGGTGGCCTTGAACCAGCCCCACTCAGGGGACATGATGGGGCTCGACACCGCTGACCGGATGTGTTATGAGCAGGCCAAGGCGATGGGCTTGGCTCCAAACTACCGAGCCTTCGTTTCTTCCCACAGGCAAGACCTGGTCCATGTGGTCTCTCCTGGTTTCAGGGATACTTTGCCAATTACAAACCTTAGG GGAGACGTGATGTTTAGGAATTGGCGTTCAATTTTCAGCGGCGACGGGGGGCCAATTGGTGCCAGGATACCCATATACTCCTTTGACGGCCGGGATGTTTTAGCTGATCCCTTCTG GCCTCAGAAGAGCATCTGGCACGGCTCCAGCAGCAGGGGTCTTAGAGTGGTGGACAAACATTGCGAGACGTGGCGGGCGAACCACATGTCTGTCATGGGCCAGTCATCGAGCCTGACCTCAGGTCTGCTTCTGGGCCAGCAGACGAGGAGTTGTTCCAGCCAGTACATTGTCCTTTGCATCGAGACCCACAAAACCCTttaa